From Centroberyx gerrardi isolate f3 chromosome 15, fCenGer3.hap1.cur.20231027, whole genome shotgun sequence:
TTGAGCCCTTGTGCGTTTTGAGGTGCGCGTTAAGACTGTCAGCGGACTCCAGGTTTTTGCCGCACACACCGCAGAGGGCACCTGCATCTTTTGAATGTATGCGCTGAACATGATTTATCAAGTGCTGCATATAGGCAAAAGACTTCTGACACAAATAGCAGTGGTGGTCAGGTGCAGCTGATTTCCCAGAAGCGATAAGGGACATCTGGGTTTtgcctgtcagtgtgttgttcgATTTAAGTTTATTAAAACTTGCCACAGGTCTTTTACTCTCACTACCATCTGGCACACTTTCATCACTTTGAATTTGAGGTTGCGAAGATGGAGTTGAGGCGAGACGAGGTAGTGTGAACTGCATGATTTTAGCTCCCTGCAACTCCTGAAGCCTCTCTCCGCTTTCAGCGTTTTGAATCTGAGGCTGCAAAGACGGACTTGGGTCTCGCTCATGTTTCACCCAAgtagaggaaagagggaggtagAGGACATCCGCTTCCTCGAACTCTTGAACCGGTTCTTCTTGCCGACTGGTCCACGATTCCTGATCTTCCTCTTTAACGTGTAGGGGCTCCGGGTCCCACTGGCTCCGCTCCTCAGGGGGGGTCTCCTCCTTACAGACAGGGGGTTGAGGCGGGTCTGGAGACAAGGGAAAAAATGTTAGCATCTCtcacattttaaatgtattcacctatgttctcatcactgtTGGTATAAGGATGTGGTTGCTGCCAGATGTCTTCTGGTCCTAAAGGCAAAAGCATGACACCAACGCTGTCGAGTTTAGGGGTGTGATCCCTACTGGGGCCACCTATGTTAAAACTTTACGCACTCACAGTATTATAAGGCACATTGGATAAAAGCATACACAATTTATACTTaacaatttaggcatttagcagatgctctcatccagagcgacttacaattaTTGCAAAAGTGAAATAAGTAAACATTCCTCAAGGGTCATTTGTGTCAAATCAACCAAATTTCAGAAACTTCGCCGGCTcaaacttttgattttgataattTTTCTCCTGGTAGAAGATATacataaatgatgaagaaagccCAAATATAAAAGCTTACTGATCATTATTTACTGAGTTTCCCCCAATTTTGTAGAGTGAGGGTCAAAACGATAATTTTCGCCTATGATTTGGAGCAAGTTTAGGGGTCTAAAAGCGACACTGAGAAAGGTAGCAGCtccactatttttcttttacagagagacttggaggtagactacaagattctggcagtttcagcacttgattttgtgatgtgtgcctATGGCAGTAGctgaaaaatgatttaaaaaaaaaaaaatgtgtttttttaagagtTTAGATGTTAATCACTACAAATCTATCAAAGATACTTCAATAtccttttacttcctggtttaaaataaaaatatcttggTGTCTATGCATTTGCAAGGACCTGGGTGGTTTATTCTCCTGTGAATATAGCTCCAGAATTAAGTAGTCAAATTTGACAGGTCAAAAAACAACTGTGGGACACATGGTAGGAAGCTAGTCTTTTGTGTCCATAAAGAAGAGGTTCTGaagtaaaataatataaaatttggaaatgtatctttttccttcattaaaacaaaattagggcaaatgtgacaaaaaacaagcacagatcctgtgcagACCCCATGacgcgccctctagaggccatctgacgaagcgcaggATCCTGCAAACCGTCCATGAGCCTGACCTGACTTTGCCACTTTCTGTCCCCAGCCGTAAATTTCATGAGAGAAACAGTTCTTAATTCAATTTACAGGCCCTCTGCACAACAATGGAAGTATTGGTTTGTCACACATTGCCAATGTAGTGTATTTCTGACCCtcgaaaacttttttttgtcatatttgcccattttttttaatgaaggaaaaagatacatttccaatttttatattatttttacttcagAACCTCTTCTTTATGGACACAAAAGACTAGCTTCCTACCATGTGTCACACAGTTGGTTTTTGACctttgaaaacaaacaattcATTCTGAAGCTATATTCACAGGTCATTAtctaagagaaaaaaacacccagGGCCTTGCAAATGCATAGACACTGAGATATTTCTATTTtaaaccaggaagtaaaaggTACTTTCGGAGTGATTGATATTTAAACTTTCA
This genomic window contains:
- the LOC139917475 gene encoding uncharacterized protein LOC139917475 — translated: MSAPLLLRAFVNERLTAAADEIFGVFEKTISKYEEEVSSSQQEIERLRRLLLDFGSNQKTDPPQPPVCKEETPPEERSQWDPEPLHVKEEDQESWTSRQEEPVQEFEEADVLYLPLSSTWVKHERDPSPSLQPQIQNAESGERLQELQGAKIMQFTLPRLASTPSSQPQIQSDESVPDGSESKRPVASFNKLKSNNTLTGKTQMSLIASGKSAAPDHHCYLCQKSFAYMQHLINHVQRIHSKDAGALCGVCGKNLESADSLNAHLKTHKGSRFCRVCGKLCTGSTALTEHMASHAGVKLHRCHVCGKECSRKGDLKIHMRIHTGEKPFCCSFCCRSFTHSGHLRKHMRSHTGERPHQCEVCGRGFLQSTHLKCHLRTHAEKY